Proteins encoded within one genomic window of Brassica rapa cultivar Chiifu-401-42 chromosome A09, CAAS_Brap_v3.01, whole genome shotgun sequence:
- the LOC103841162 gene encoding uncharacterized protein LOC103841162 isoform X2: MAHQDKLDHRCNDSDAQDPTSMTIEFLRARLLAERAVSKSARAKLDGLADKVAELEEQLKIVSLQRKKAEQATADVLAILAENGFNDVSDGYDSTSDQESYSQTSSVSGKSLSWKGRRREAAASSDKAKEPRNRRQRGFESAYIWRPRHRQGRSCRQIKRSESRTVSEDHKGDGNAIVDTEVVPNASEEASKTVDDVAVTKGDQIFQNVLEKKDSMDINLERALAKRAQVIGSFEDMEETQKQWEKNFTDNKSSALDSCDVGNHSDVTDESNGEKTQTQLQGSTLVANEADQGSPDHSVTSSSDKCCKSCGTKALEQDAFPSGDKGKQIPESPKSESSHSQSSQGISQHSSSTIQPNSRGSSFRSNATTFQKVDYPLVPASKEKSDNCETVLTALQQAKLSLQEKVNSLHTRKPEYQSESSYPSTPGSYALSIEAAPGSKSSLPASNTGSMVEFPVGCAGLFRVPTDVSPDASTRNSILASASTQKALISHTPDTSPPLSMDERPLTTPYIGGLKLYAGFREDTQESRHYKARPSVSGSVISGFGGNQLSSSTSLNLDRQVSTYTHMTPTRSLYPDSVLRSREMYSTPYYTRAVGFPPSGGSGPGDGLFRRV; the protein is encoded by the exons ATGGCTCATCAGGACAAGTTGGATCATC GGTGTAATGATTCAGACGCACAAGATCCTACTTCAATGACCATTGAGTTTCTCCGTGCGCGTTTACTTGCTGAAAGAGCTGTTTCCAAGAGCGCAAGAGCTAAGCTTGATGGCCTCGCTGATAAA GTGGCAGAGCTGGAGGAACAGCTAAAGATTGTGTCTTTACAGAGAAAGAAGGCAGAACAAGCGACTGCTGATGTCCTCGCCATCCTTGCAGAAAATGGGTTTAATGATGTCTCTGACGGTTATGATTCAACCTCTGATCAAGAAAGCTACTCTCAGACGAGTTCAG TGTCTGGCAAAAGTCTGTCATGGAAAGGGCGCAGGAGAGAAGCGGCAGCTTCTTCCGACAAGGCCAAGGAACCGCGTAATAGGAGACAGAGAGGTTTCGAGTCTGCTTATATTTGGCGTCCAAGACACCGCCAAGGAAGGTCTTGTCGACAAATAAAACGCAGCGAATCAAG AACTGTATCTGAAGATCACAAGGGAGATGGAAATGCAATTGTTGATACTGAAGTGGTTCCCAACGCGAGTGAAGAGGCATCCAAAACTGTGGATGATGTTGCTGTTACGAAGGGGGACCAAATCTTTCAGAATGTTTTAGAGAAGAAAGACAGCATGGATATCAACTTGGAGAGAGCGTTGGCGAAACGTGCACAAGTTATAGGTTCTTTTGAAGATATGGAAGAGACTCAAAAGCAGTGGGAGAAAAACTTCACAGATAATAAATCATCTGCCCTG GATTCATGTGACGTAGGAAACCATTCAGATGTAACAGATGAAAGTAATGGAGAAAAAACACAAACTCAGCTTCAAGGTTCCACACTAGTAGCCAATGAAGCTGACCAAGGTTCGCCTGATCATTCAGTAACATCATCATCTGATAAGTGCTGCAAAAGTTGCGGAACCAAAGCTTTGGAACAAGATGCATTTCCTTCAGGAGACAAAGGAAAACAAATACCTGAGAGTCCTAAAAGTGAGTCTTCTCATTCACAGAGCTCTCAAGGTATCTCCCAGCACTCTTCATCAACTATTCAGCCAAACTCGAGAGGTAGCTCCTTTCGTAGTAATGCCACTACCTTCCAGAAAGTAGATTACCCTTTAGTTCCAGCGTCAAAGGAGAAGTCTGATAATTGTGAGACAGTGCTCACTGCGCTGCAGCAAGCTAAGCTGTCTCTGCAAGAGAAAGTCAATAGCCTACATACCAGAAAACCTGAGTATCAATCTGAAAGCTCATATCCTTCAACACCAGGTTCATACGCATTATCCATAGAGGCAGCACCTGGTTCCAAATCATCTCTCCCTGCTTCCAACACCGGGTCCATGGTAGAGTTTCCTGTTGGATGTGCTGGACTTTTCCGAGTACCCACTGATGTTTCACCTGATGCATCAACGAGGAACAGCATTCTAGCTTCTGCGAGTACTCAGAAAGCTCTGATTAGCCATACACCTGACACGAGTCCTCCTTTGTCAATGGATGAGCGTCCTTTGACTACCCCATACATTGGTGGACTAAAACTATATGCAGGCTTCAGGGAAGATACTCAAGAATCTAGACATTATAAAGCCAGACCAAGTGTTTCAGGCAGTGTCATCTCTGGTTTTGGAGGTAACCAACTATCATCCTCAACTAGCCTCAACTTAGATAGACAAGTGAGTACGTATACTCACATGACACCTACTCGAAGCTTGTATCCTGATTCAGTTCTGCGTAGTAGAGAGATGTATTCGACTCCTTATTACACACGTGCGGTTGGGTTTCCTCCTAGTGGTGGTTCAGGACCGGGTGACGGCTTGTTCAGGCGAGTATGA
- the LOC103841162 gene encoding uncharacterized protein LOC103841162 isoform X1, with protein MAHQDKLDHHRCNDSDAQDPTSMTIEFLRARLLAERAVSKSARAKLDGLADKVAELEEQLKIVSLQRKKAEQATADVLAILAENGFNDVSDGYDSTSDQESYSQTSSVSGKSLSWKGRRREAAASSDKAKEPRNRRQRGFESAYIWRPRHRQGRSCRQIKRSESRTVSEDHKGDGNAIVDTEVVPNASEEASKTVDDVAVTKGDQIFQNVLEKKDSMDINLERALAKRAQVIGSFEDMEETQKQWEKNFTDNKSSALDSCDVGNHSDVTDESNGEKTQTQLQGSTLVANEADQGSPDHSVTSSSDKCCKSCGTKALEQDAFPSGDKGKQIPESPKSESSHSQSSQGISQHSSSTIQPNSRGSSFRSNATTFQKVDYPLVPASKEKSDNCETVLTALQQAKLSLQEKVNSLHTRKPEYQSESSYPSTPGSYALSIEAAPGSKSSLPASNTGSMVEFPVGCAGLFRVPTDVSPDASTRNSILASASTQKALISHTPDTSPPLSMDERPLTTPYIGGLKLYAGFREDTQESRHYKARPSVSGSVISGFGGNQLSSSTSLNLDRQVSTYTHMTPTRSLYPDSVLRSREMYSTPYYTRAVGFPPSGGSGPGDGLFRRV; from the exons ATGGCTCATCAGGACAAGTTGGATCATCATCG GTGTAATGATTCAGACGCACAAGATCCTACTTCAATGACCATTGAGTTTCTCCGTGCGCGTTTACTTGCTGAAAGAGCTGTTTCCAAGAGCGCAAGAGCTAAGCTTGATGGCCTCGCTGATAAA GTGGCAGAGCTGGAGGAACAGCTAAAGATTGTGTCTTTACAGAGAAAGAAGGCAGAACAAGCGACTGCTGATGTCCTCGCCATCCTTGCAGAAAATGGGTTTAATGATGTCTCTGACGGTTATGATTCAACCTCTGATCAAGAAAGCTACTCTCAGACGAGTTCAG TGTCTGGCAAAAGTCTGTCATGGAAAGGGCGCAGGAGAGAAGCGGCAGCTTCTTCCGACAAGGCCAAGGAACCGCGTAATAGGAGACAGAGAGGTTTCGAGTCTGCTTATATTTGGCGTCCAAGACACCGCCAAGGAAGGTCTTGTCGACAAATAAAACGCAGCGAATCAAG AACTGTATCTGAAGATCACAAGGGAGATGGAAATGCAATTGTTGATACTGAAGTGGTTCCCAACGCGAGTGAAGAGGCATCCAAAACTGTGGATGATGTTGCTGTTACGAAGGGGGACCAAATCTTTCAGAATGTTTTAGAGAAGAAAGACAGCATGGATATCAACTTGGAGAGAGCGTTGGCGAAACGTGCACAAGTTATAGGTTCTTTTGAAGATATGGAAGAGACTCAAAAGCAGTGGGAGAAAAACTTCACAGATAATAAATCATCTGCCCTG GATTCATGTGACGTAGGAAACCATTCAGATGTAACAGATGAAAGTAATGGAGAAAAAACACAAACTCAGCTTCAAGGTTCCACACTAGTAGCCAATGAAGCTGACCAAGGTTCGCCTGATCATTCAGTAACATCATCATCTGATAAGTGCTGCAAAAGTTGCGGAACCAAAGCTTTGGAACAAGATGCATTTCCTTCAGGAGACAAAGGAAAACAAATACCTGAGAGTCCTAAAAGTGAGTCTTCTCATTCACAGAGCTCTCAAGGTATCTCCCAGCACTCTTCATCAACTATTCAGCCAAACTCGAGAGGTAGCTCCTTTCGTAGTAATGCCACTACCTTCCAGAAAGTAGATTACCCTTTAGTTCCAGCGTCAAAGGAGAAGTCTGATAATTGTGAGACAGTGCTCACTGCGCTGCAGCAAGCTAAGCTGTCTCTGCAAGAGAAAGTCAATAGCCTACATACCAGAAAACCTGAGTATCAATCTGAAAGCTCATATCCTTCAACACCAGGTTCATACGCATTATCCATAGAGGCAGCACCTGGTTCCAAATCATCTCTCCCTGCTTCCAACACCGGGTCCATGGTAGAGTTTCCTGTTGGATGTGCTGGACTTTTCCGAGTACCCACTGATGTTTCACCTGATGCATCAACGAGGAACAGCATTCTAGCTTCTGCGAGTACTCAGAAAGCTCTGATTAGCCATACACCTGACACGAGTCCTCCTTTGTCAATGGATGAGCGTCCTTTGACTACCCCATACATTGGTGGACTAAAACTATATGCAGGCTTCAGGGAAGATACTCAAGAATCTAGACATTATAAAGCCAGACCAAGTGTTTCAGGCAGTGTCATCTCTGGTTTTGGAGGTAACCAACTATCATCCTCAACTAGCCTCAACTTAGATAGACAAGTGAGTACGTATACTCACATGACACCTACTCGAAGCTTGTATCCTGATTCAGTTCTGCGTAGTAGAGAGATGTATTCGACTCCTTATTACACACGTGCGGTTGGGTTTCCTCCTAGTGGTGGTTCAGGACCGGGTGACGGCTTGTTCAGGCGAGTATGA